One stretch of Bombus terrestris chromosome 5, iyBomTerr1.2, whole genome shotgun sequence DNA includes these proteins:
- the LOC100648823 gene encoding uncharacterized protein LOC100648823 produces the protein MLFWLFTVCALEWCMVQADYDIILEDIDCSQINEEYVKSCDLELNYDSTYGASLNTYIEIIKALPEDTKVTADVFTVRMGEYTVDLGLHIDASFCEVAADSKSIGVPIIRAINMDGDNCPPDPGVYQREDYVIDSMDGLPPSFPDGHYLLNMTLANKDTTIVHFDIYIRVY, from the exons ATGCTCTTCTGGTTGTTCACAGTCTGTGCGTTAGAATGGTGCATGGTGCAA gCAGATTACGACATAATATTGGAAGATATTGACTGTAGTCAAATTAATGAAGAATATGTAAAGTCATGCGATCTTGAACTAAATTATGATAGCACATATGGGGCTAGTCTGAACACGTATATAGAGATCATTAAAGCACTTCCTGAGGACACTAAG GTAACAGCCGACGTATTTACGGTTCGAATGGGTGAATATACGGTTGATCTTGGACTTCATATAGATGCAAGTTTTTGTGAGGTTGCAGCGGATTCAAAATCTATAGGGGTACCTATAATAAGAGCAATCAACATGGATGGCGATAATTGTCCTCCGGACCCG ggGGTTTACCAACGAGAAGACTACGTAATTGACAGCATGGATGGTTTACCGCCATCATTTCCCGATGGTCATTATTTACTTAATATGACGTTAGCAAACAAAGATACCACGATAGTGCactttgatatttatataagagTATACTGA